A part of Melittangium boletus DSM 14713 genomic DNA contains:
- a CDS encoding efflux RND transporter permease subunit, which produces MFVDFFIRRPVFAAVCSILLTLAGAVAIPTLPISQYPDLAPPQVTITSTYVGASAEVVEQAVTIPLEQEINGVEGMRYITSTSGNDGTSQITVTFEPTRDIEVAAVDVQNRVSRAAARLPSQVNQTGIVVNKASSQMLLTIGLSSPDNRYSTQFLTNYADVNLKDAIKRVRGVGDVRIFGERKFSMRLWLDPTALASRGLTPQDVSRALQEQNLQVAAGQVGQPPSDTDQPYQMAVRARGRLLEPEEFGEVVLQRTGADGKVVRVKDVGRVELGAENYSTILRFGGRPGVGMGVFQLPTANALDVRDGVYKELDRLSQQFPPGLEYKTGTDTTLAVRASINEVMHTLVEAIALVILVIFLFLHGWRSVLITAITLPVSLVGTFSFVYLMGFSINTLTLFGLTLATGLVVDDAIVVIENIERLMAEKGLSPMQAASEGMKEVAGAVVAISIVLVAVFVPVALFPGTTGAIYRQFALTIAASVALSTFCALTLTPALSARLLRHHHGEKWIFFRMMDKGLDWTRDTYSRGLRVLLRYPFAILGGFLLCIAATVMLLRAAPTGFIPDEDQGYIIVSIQGPEGMALTQTEKVMADVEKILLAQPEVQTMFAIGGFSPSGNGSNYSTIFVPLIPWEQRVGHEHSVAALVERLRGPFAGIGSARVLPFQPPAIRGVGSVGGFQFIVEDNAGTRTLDELAASTQELVSSGNEEGRLRGVFSSFNADTPLLDVEVDRQKAKALGVPIEQIFGTMQIYMGSQYVNDFNYANRTYRVYMQAEQQFRDSPQDIGAFYVRSDSGAMIPLESLVKVNPIVSAQVIRHYNLFRAAEINGQGAPGVSSGQALAAMEQLAAERLPPGMSAEWTGISLEQKESGGQTVIIFALGLLFVFLVLAAQYESFSMPFVIILSVPLAIMGAIGLQLSRGYANDVFCQVGLVMLVGLASKNAILIVEFAEQLRATGKSAAEAVVEAAAVRLRPILMTSIAFLLGVVPLMTATGAGAASRNSLGTTVFGGMLVSTVVNFIFIPGLYVLMLKLRGEAKPRSEPHVDPIVPEPSH; this is translated from the coding sequence GTGTTCGTCGATTTCTTCATCCGCAGGCCCGTCTTCGCCGCCGTCTGCTCCATCCTGCTGACGCTGGCGGGAGCGGTCGCCATCCCCACGCTTCCCATTTCCCAGTACCCGGACCTGGCGCCCCCCCAGGTGACCATCACCAGCACCTACGTGGGCGCGAGCGCCGAGGTGGTGGAGCAGGCCGTCACCATCCCGCTCGAGCAGGAAATCAACGGCGTGGAGGGCATGCGCTACATCACCTCCACCAGCGGCAATGACGGCACGAGTCAGATCACCGTCACCTTCGAGCCCACGCGCGACATCGAGGTGGCGGCCGTCGACGTGCAGAACCGCGTGAGCCGCGCCGCCGCGCGTCTGCCCTCGCAGGTGAACCAGACGGGCATCGTCGTCAACAAGGCCTCCAGCCAGATGCTGCTGACGATCGGTCTGTCGAGCCCCGACAACCGCTACTCCACCCAGTTCCTCACCAACTACGCGGACGTGAACCTCAAGGACGCCATCAAGCGCGTCCGGGGTGTGGGCGACGTGCGCATCTTCGGCGAGCGCAAGTTCTCCATGCGCCTGTGGCTGGATCCCACCGCGCTCGCCAGTCGCGGGCTCACCCCCCAGGACGTCTCGCGCGCCCTCCAGGAGCAGAACCTCCAGGTGGCCGCGGGCCAGGTGGGCCAGCCGCCCTCCGACACGGATCAGCCCTACCAGATGGCCGTGCGCGCCCGGGGCCGGCTCCTGGAGCCCGAGGAGTTCGGCGAGGTGGTGCTGCAGCGCACCGGCGCGGACGGCAAGGTCGTGCGCGTCAAGGACGTGGGCCGCGTGGAGCTGGGCGCGGAGAACTACAGCACGATCCTCCGCTTTGGCGGCCGGCCCGGCGTGGGCATGGGCGTCTTCCAGTTGCCCACCGCCAATGCGCTCGACGTGCGCGACGGAGTCTACAAGGAGCTGGATCGCCTGTCGCAGCAGTTCCCCCCGGGGCTCGAGTACAAGACGGGCACCGACACCACGCTCGCCGTGCGCGCCTCCATCAACGAGGTGATGCACACGCTGGTGGAAGCCATCGCGCTCGTCATCCTCGTCATCTTCCTGTTCCTGCACGGCTGGCGCAGCGTGCTCATCACCGCCATCACCCTGCCGGTGTCGCTGGTGGGTACCTTCTCCTTCGTGTACCTGATGGGCTTCTCCATCAACACGCTCACCCTCTTCGGCCTCACGCTCGCCACGGGTCTCGTCGTGGACGACGCCATCGTGGTCATCGAGAACATCGAGCGCTTGATGGCCGAGAAGGGCCTGTCCCCCATGCAGGCGGCGAGCGAGGGCATGAAGGAAGTGGCGGGCGCCGTGGTGGCCATCTCCATCGTGCTGGTGGCGGTGTTCGTCCCCGTGGCCCTCTTCCCCGGAACCACCGGCGCCATCTACCGCCAGTTCGCGCTCACCATCGCCGCGTCCGTGGCCCTCTCCACCTTCTGCGCCCTCACCCTCACGCCCGCCCTGAGCGCGCGCCTGCTCAGGCACCACCACGGGGAGAAGTGGATCTTCTTCCGCATGATGGACAAGGGGCTCGACTGGACGCGTGACACCTACAGCCGCGGTCTGCGCGTGCTCCTGCGCTATCCGTTCGCCATCCTCGGCGGCTTCCTGTTGTGCATCGCCGCCACGGTGATGCTGCTGCGCGCCGCGCCCACGGGCTTCATCCCCGACGAGGACCAGGGCTACATCATCGTCTCCATCCAGGGCCCCGAGGGCATGGCGCTCACCCAGACGGAGAAGGTCATGGCCGACGTGGAGAAGATCCTCCTGGCCCAGCCCGAGGTGCAGACCATGTTCGCCATCGGCGGCTTCTCCCCGTCGGGCAACGGCTCCAACTACTCCACCATCTTCGTGCCCCTCATCCCGTGGGAGCAGCGCGTGGGCCATGAGCACTCGGTGGCCGCGCTGGTGGAGCGGCTGCGTGGCCCGTTCGCCGGCATTGGCAGCGCGCGCGTCCTCCCCTTCCAGCCCCCGGCCATCCGTGGCGTGGGCAGCGTGGGTGGCTTCCAGTTCATCGTCGAGGACAACGCCGGCACCCGCACGCTCGACGAGCTCGCGGCGTCCACGCAGGAGCTGGTGTCCAGCGGCAACGAGGAAGGCCGGCTGCGCGGCGTGTTCAGCTCCTTCAACGCCGACACGCCCCTGCTCGACGTCGAGGTGGATCGCCAGAAGGCCAAGGCGCTCGGCGTCCCCATCGAGCAGATCTTCGGCACCATGCAGATCTACATGGGCAGCCAGTACGTCAACGACTTCAACTACGCCAACCGCACCTACCGCGTGTACATGCAGGCCGAGCAGCAGTTCCGCGACAGCCCGCAGGACATCGGCGCCTTCTACGTGCGCAGCGACTCCGGCGCGATGATCCCGCTCGAGTCCCTGGTGAAGGTGAACCCCATCGTGTCCGCCCAGGTCATCCGTCACTACAACCTGTTCCGCGCGGCGGAGATCAACGGCCAGGGCGCCCCCGGCGTGTCCTCCGGCCAGGCGCTCGCCGCCATGGAGCAGCTCGCCGCCGAGCGTCTGCCCCCCGGCATGAGCGCGGAGTGGACCGGCATCAGCCTCGAGCAGAAGGAGAGCGGCGGTCAGACGGTCATCATCTTCGCTCTGGGTCTGCTCTTCGTGTTCCTGGTGCTCGCGGCCCAGTACGAGAGCTTCTCCATGCCCTTCGTCATCATCCTCTCGGTGCCGCTGGCCATCATGGGCGCCATCGGGTTGCAGCTCTCGCGCGGCTACGCCAACGACGTGTTCTGCCAGGTGGGACTGGTGATGCTGGTGGGTCTGGCGAGCAAGAACGCCATCCTCATCGTGGAGTTCGCCGAGCAGCTGCGCGCGACGGGCAAGAGCGCGGCGGAGGCGGTGGTGGAGGCGGCTGCGGTGCGCTTGCGCCCCATCCTCATGACGTCCATCGCCTTCCTCCTGGGCGTGGTGCCGCTGATGACGGCCACGGGCGCGGGCGCCGCGTCGCGCAACTCCCTGGGCACCACGGTGTTCGGCGGAATGCTCGTGTCCACCGTGGTGAACTTCATCTTCATCCCCGGCCTGTACGTGTTGATGTTGAAGCTGCGCGGCGAGGCCAAGCCCCGGAGCGAGCCGCACGTGGACCCCATCGTCCCCGAGCCCTCGCACTGA
- a CDS encoding efflux RND transporter periplasmic adaptor subunit, which translates to MRLVKEGRPLKAMMMGVWGAALLLGASACGSKPAAKAAPPPREVDVVQLVPGEVRDTGEYLGTLMSRQSITVLPQVAGYVRHIHVKPGQKVEQGAPLLDVDSREASAALDSARAQRTSSEVNLEQSRRTRARIESLYKEGLASAQELEQARAQVDALEASTRAAAAQETQRAVQLQFLTVRAPFSGTVGDVLVRLGDFVGATTPLTSIAQADVLEVSVAVPAERARSLRLDTPLEILDSQGKLLLTSPVFFVAPLADPRTQLVEVKAAFRNTVGLRPSELVRARLIYATREALQLPALAVVRQSGQPFALVVTDKDGKTVVERRPVQLGTLGAMSYVVEGGLKVGDRVAVSSLQALRDGAAVKVKQPTAAGASAPSVKADKEVRASGGIAGGSR; encoded by the coding sequence GTGCGATTGGTGAAAGAGGGACGCCCCCTGAAGGCGATGATGATGGGAGTCTGGGGTGCCGCGCTGTTGCTGGGAGCCTCGGCCTGCGGGAGCAAGCCGGCCGCCAAGGCCGCGCCGCCGCCCCGGGAAGTCGACGTGGTGCAGCTGGTGCCCGGCGAGGTGCGCGACACCGGCGAGTACCTGGGCACGCTCATGTCGCGGCAGAGCATCACCGTGCTGCCGCAGGTGGCCGGCTACGTGCGCCACATCCACGTGAAGCCCGGCCAGAAGGTGGAACAGGGCGCGCCGCTGCTGGACGTGGACTCGCGCGAGGCGAGCGCCGCGCTCGACAGCGCCCGCGCCCAGCGCACCTCGTCCGAGGTGAACCTGGAGCAGTCGCGCCGCACCCGCGCGCGCATCGAGTCCCTCTATAAGGAGGGGCTGGCGAGCGCCCAGGAGCTGGAGCAGGCGCGCGCCCAGGTGGACGCGCTCGAGGCCAGCACGCGCGCCGCGGCGGCCCAGGAGACCCAGCGCGCGGTGCAGTTGCAGTTCCTCACCGTGCGCGCCCCCTTCTCCGGCACGGTGGGTGACGTGCTCGTGCGGCTCGGAGACTTCGTGGGGGCCACCACCCCGCTCACCAGCATCGCCCAGGCGGACGTATTGGAAGTGAGCGTGGCGGTTCCCGCCGAGCGCGCCCGTTCGCTGCGCCTGGACACGCCGCTGGAGATCCTCGACTCCCAGGGCAAGCTGCTGCTCACCAGCCCCGTCTTCTTCGTGGCCCCGCTGGCGGATCCGCGCACGCAGCTGGTGGAGGTCAAGGCCGCCTTCCGCAACACCGTGGGCCTGCGCCCGAGCGAGCTGGTGCGCGCGCGCCTCATCTACGCCACCCGCGAGGCCCTGCAGCTGCCCGCGCTCGCCGTGGTGCGCCAGAGCGGCCAGCCCTTCGCCCTCGTGGTGACGGACAAGGACGGCAAGACGGTGGTGGAGCGCCGGCCCGTGCAGCTGGGCACGCTCGGCGCCATGTCCTACGTGGTGGAGGGCGGCCTCAAGGTGGGTGATCGCGTGGCGGTCAGCTCGCTGCAGGCGCTGCGCGATGGCGCGGCGGTGAAGGTGAAGCAGCCCACCGCCGCCGGGGCCTCGGCGCCGTCCGTGAAGGCCGACAAGGAAGTCCGAGCCAGCGGCGGGATCGCTGGTGGCAGCCGCTAG
- a CDS encoding TolC family protein yields MSSRFALFLLSLTAAPALAQDPTAAPPPFQAQVNDPMLAPAPPAPRQVGSWQEALGLVRERSTDLRTAEANVERAQGRWRQSLSLLLPNARLSLGVSEDLLHPDLAVGLTGAPIIAQAGQPVPTVPLVSGTASLTQSLVDVGAWRGLSSASAASDSARASLRDTQRRLTLGLARTLVAAVAAERSAEINRVGLLRALERAALTQRSFELGSGTQLDVVRVRQDVEVARQALISGDEQLRRTREALGLAVGLPQEVGVSPSFQLQGLVEESQKECAPLRDTGERADVEAARTQLTSTRDSRQQATAGYLPTLGLSSNLTGYTTSDPAPARLATWSIAAVLSMPLWEGGLRGGLVRERTGIERQAAESLENTRRNVQVEVTRAQRNVGVAESLVKTSAESRELAAKTDQLTRRAYEVGRGSSLELVQSGAALRQAELSLALREFELVQARLDAFLTEARCDW; encoded by the coding sequence ATGTCCTCGCGCTTCGCCCTGTTCCTGTTGTCGCTCACCGCGGCTCCGGCCCTGGCCCAGGATCCCACCGCCGCCCCCCCTCCCTTTCAGGCGCAGGTGAACGACCCCATGCTCGCCCCCGCGCCCCCGGCCCCCCGGCAGGTGGGCTCCTGGCAGGAAGCACTCGGGCTGGTGCGTGAGCGCTCCACGGATCTGCGGACCGCGGAGGCGAACGTGGAGCGCGCCCAGGGCCGTTGGCGCCAGTCCCTGTCGCTGCTGCTGCCCAACGCGCGCCTGTCCCTGGGGGTCTCGGAGGATCTCCTCCACCCGGATCTGGCCGTGGGCCTCACGGGCGCGCCCATCATCGCCCAGGCGGGTCAGCCCGTCCCCACGGTGCCGCTGGTGAGCGGAACGGCGTCCCTGACCCAATCGCTGGTGGATGTGGGTGCCTGGCGAGGGCTGTCCTCCGCCTCGGCCGCCAGCGACAGCGCCCGGGCGAGCCTGCGGGACACGCAACGCCGCCTCACCCTGGGACTGGCGCGCACGCTCGTGGCCGCCGTGGCCGCCGAGCGCTCCGCCGAGATCAACCGCGTGGGCCTGCTGCGGGCCCTCGAGCGCGCGGCGCTCACCCAGCGCTCCTTCGAGCTGGGCTCTGGCACGCAACTGGACGTGGTGCGGGTGCGCCAGGACGTGGAAGTGGCGCGCCAGGCCCTCATCTCCGGCGACGAGCAGCTGCGCCGCACGCGGGAGGCGCTGGGCCTCGCCGTGGGTCTGCCCCAGGAGGTGGGAGTGAGCCCGTCCTTCCAGCTCCAGGGCCTGGTGGAGGAAAGCCAGAAGGAGTGCGCGCCCCTGCGCGACACGGGCGAGCGCGCGGACGTGGAAGCCGCGCGCACCCAGCTCACCTCCACGCGGGACAGCCGCCAACAGGCGACCGCGGGCTACCTGCCCACACTCGGACTGAGCAGCAACCTCACGGGCTACACCACCTCGGATCCCGCTCCGGCGCGGCTGGCCACCTGGAGCATCGCCGCCGTGCTGTCCATGCCCCTGTGGGAAGGCGGCCTGCGGGGAGGCTTGGTGCGCGAGCGGACGGGCATCGAGCGGCAGGCGGCCGAATCCCTGGAGAACACGCGACGCAACGTGCAGGTAGAGGTGACGCGCGCCCAGCGCAACGTGGGCGTGGCCGAGTCCCTGGTGAAGACCTCGGCGGAATCGCGAGAGCTGGCGGCGAAGACGGACCAGCTCACCCGCCGCGCCTACGAAGTGGGCCGCGGTAGCAGTCTGGAGCTGGTGCAGAGCGGCGCGGCCCTGCGGCAAGCGGAGCTGTCGTTGGCATTGCGTGAATTCGAGCTTGTCCAGGCACGCCTGGACGCATTCTTGACGGAGGCCCGGTGCGATTGGTGA
- a CDS encoding MarR family winged helix-turn-helix transcriptional regulator has product MTLVEQVSSLRRGIHRLMNRQLNAQTRRPIHHLVALKVIALGEVRSQVELAERLSIDAPAASRLVDRLVEDGLVTRSAGENRRCVKLQVTHSVWPEVEILGEAARRVDAEVGRHLSAEEMGELRRLLDKLLASLAQNTVVPEKHAESER; this is encoded by the coding sequence ATGACCCTCGTTGAGCAAGTAAGTTCGCTGCGCCGCGGCATTCACCGGTTGATGAATCGCCAGTTGAACGCGCAGACGCGGCGGCCCATCCATCACCTCGTCGCCCTCAAGGTCATCGCCCTGGGGGAGGTGCGCAGTCAGGTGGAGCTGGCCGAGCGGCTCTCGATCGACGCGCCCGCGGCGAGCCGGCTCGTGGACCGCCTGGTGGAGGATGGGCTGGTGACGCGGAGTGCGGGTGAGAACCGACGCTGCGTGAAGCTCCAGGTGACCCACTCGGTGTGGCCGGAGGTGGAAATCCTGGGCGAGGCGGCACGCCGGGTGGACGCGGAGGTGGGCAGGCACCTGTCCGCCGAGGAAATGGGCGAGCTCCGGCGCCTGCTGGACAAGCTCCTGGCGTCACTCGCCCAGAATACGGTCGTCCCCGAGAAGCACGCGGAGAGCGAGCGCTAG
- a CDS encoding DUF3037 domain-containing protein, which yields MPAPSSFDYAIIRVVPRVEREEFINAGVILYCLTRRYLDARVELDPLRLEALAPGTPVELLREHLESIPRLCAGGRKAGPVGQLPQKERFHWLVAPRSTMIQTGPVHSGLCEDPAQALEHLMKCMVRMPTRAP from the coding sequence GTGCCCGCGCCCAGCTCGTTTGATTACGCCATCATCCGCGTCGTGCCCCGCGTGGAGCGCGAGGAGTTCATCAACGCGGGCGTCATCCTCTATTGCCTCACCCGCCGCTACCTCGACGCCCGGGTGGAGCTGGATCCGCTCCGGCTCGAGGCGCTCGCGCCAGGCACCCCCGTGGAGCTGCTGCGCGAGCACCTGGAGTCCATCCCCCGGCTGTGCGCGGGCGGACGCAAGGCGGGCCCCGTCGGCCAACTGCCACAGAAGGAGCGCTTCCACTGGCTCGTGGCGCCCCGCAGCACGATGATCCAGACGGGCCCGGTCCATTCCGGCCTCTGCGAGGATCCCGCCCAGGCGCTCGAGCACCTCATGAAGTGCATGGTGCGGATGCCCACGCGCGCCCCTTGA
- a CDS encoding HipA family kinase, whose amino-acid sequence MLRTLHATRYVTPLREGGSCPAIVEAEDSGMYVLKFRGAGQGIKALVAEILSGELGRALGLRVPELVLMELDPALGRAEPDGEIRDLIKASAGLNLAMDYLPGSITFDPTVGPPPPAAEASAIVCFDAYVTNVDRTPRNPNLLCWHRALWVIDHGASLYFHHAWDDYLERARGRFAPVRDHVLLPWASELSAAQAALRERVTPEVIRRVVACVPDAWLGPTVEPRFATVEAHREAYATFLLERLQAAPAFLEEAERARAQLV is encoded by the coding sequence ATGTTGAGAACCCTCCACGCGACCCGTTACGTCACACCCCTGCGCGAGGGCGGCTCCTGCCCGGCCATCGTCGAGGCGGAGGACTCGGGCATGTACGTCCTCAAGTTCCGCGGAGCGGGCCAGGGCATCAAGGCGCTCGTGGCGGAGATCCTCTCCGGCGAGCTGGGCCGGGCCCTGGGCCTGCGCGTGCCGGAGCTGGTGCTCATGGAGCTGGATCCCGCCCTGGGCCGCGCCGAGCCGGATGGGGAGATCCGCGATCTCATCAAGGCCAGCGCCGGCCTCAACCTGGCCATGGACTACCTGCCGGGCTCCATCACGTTCGATCCCACGGTGGGCCCGCCCCCTCCGGCCGCCGAGGCCTCGGCCATCGTGTGCTTCGACGCCTACGTGACGAACGTGGACCGCACGCCCCGGAACCCGAACCTGCTGTGCTGGCACCGCGCCCTGTGGGTCATCGATCACGGCGCGTCCCTGTACTTCCATCACGCGTGGGACGACTACCTGGAGCGCGCCCGCGGCCGCTTCGCCCCGGTGCGCGACCACGTGCTGCTGCCCTGGGCCTCCGAGCTGTCCGCCGCCCAGGCCGCCCTGCGCGAGCGCGTGACACCGGAGGTCATCCGGCGCGTCGTCGCGTGTGTGCCGGACGCCTGGCTCGGACCCACGGTGGAGCCGCGCTTCGCCACGGTGGAGGCCCACCGCGAGGCCTACGCCACCTTCCTGCTCGAGCGCCTGCAAGCGGCGCCCGCGTTCCTCGAGGAGGCCGAGCGTGCCCGCGCCCAGCTCGTTTGA
- a CDS encoding type II CAAX endopeptidase family protein has translation MEDVSSPPPRPPGGGPLSPVGVAAFATMGIFVAFLLASPVQLLNLAFGVWFTQFFVFLGGGWYVLRATGREPARYTGLSAGTPAMAAFGFALGLANFAGVVAPLQYVAQKLLPRDWQDYDVAGLFLGQSSLELALIGAGVGLVAPICEEFYFRGVFFQGLRGRGGPPWRALAVSAVIFSAFHLDRMGFLARVELGLLFGWLLWRTGSLWPGILAHAANNLVSLALFFSARGMEAPARQTASQGEGMGVVLLTVVGCGVLMGLLAAAERFPGLLGGPLRPEREHEAPEPPVHLEPFARLMRLAFPWMLAAAVSLGAYVGLDPLGVQLSQIDLRYRLKPVPEEAPDALHAERAALYELRVRARRGEVPLGQYTQERARQSRQTRDASP, from the coding sequence GTGGAAGACGTCAGCTCCCCTCCCCCACGGCCCCCCGGCGGCGGCCCCTTGAGTCCCGTGGGCGTGGCGGCCTTCGCCACGATGGGCATCTTCGTGGCCTTCCTGCTCGCCTCGCCGGTGCAGTTGCTCAACCTGGCCTTCGGGGTGTGGTTCACCCAGTTCTTCGTCTTCCTCGGAGGAGGTTGGTACGTGCTGCGCGCCACCGGCCGGGAGCCCGCGCGCTACACGGGGCTGTCGGCGGGCACTCCGGCGATGGCGGCCTTCGGGTTCGCCCTCGGACTGGCCAACTTCGCGGGCGTCGTCGCGCCCCTGCAGTACGTGGCCCAGAAGCTGCTGCCCCGGGACTGGCAGGACTATGACGTGGCGGGCCTCTTCCTCGGGCAGTCCTCGCTGGAGCTGGCCCTCATCGGGGCGGGCGTCGGGTTGGTGGCGCCCATCTGCGAGGAGTTCTACTTCCGGGGCGTGTTCTTCCAGGGGCTCCGGGGACGAGGCGGCCCGCCCTGGCGTGCCCTCGCCGTCTCCGCGGTCATCTTCAGCGCCTTCCACCTGGACCGGATGGGCTTCCTGGCACGCGTGGAGCTGGGGCTGCTGTTCGGCTGGCTCCTGTGGCGCACCGGCTCGCTGTGGCCGGGCATCCTCGCGCACGCGGCCAACAACCTCGTGTCCCTGGCGTTGTTCTTCAGCGCCCGGGGCATGGAAGCGCCCGCGCGGCAGACGGCGTCCCAGGGAGAGGGAATGGGCGTGGTGCTCCTCACGGTCGTGGGGTGTGGCGTGTTGATGGGCCTGCTGGCCGCAGCGGAGCGCTTCCCGGGCCTGCTGGGCGGCCCCCTCCGTCCAGAGAGGGAACACGAGGCGCCCGAGCCTCCCGTGCACCTGGAGCCCTTCGCGCGGCTCATGCGGCTCGCCTTCCCCTGGATGCTGGCGGCGGCGGTGTCGCTGGGGGCGTACGTGGGATTGGATCCGCTGGGCGTGCAGTTGAGCCAGATCGATCTGCGCTACCGGCTCAAGCCCGTCCCCGAGGAAGCGCCGGATGCCTTGCACGCCGAGCGCGCCGCCCTGTACGAGCTCCGGGTGCGCGCCCGCCGGGGAGAAGTCCCCCTGGGGCAGTACACCCAGGAGCGGGCGAGGCAGTCCCGGCAGACGCGGGACGCGAGTCCCTGA
- a CDS encoding cytochrome c3 family protein yields MDRTSRTFLFLAALSLLVGGGLAWATTARERSLAIYPTQRIPLRFDHQQHLAAGAECATCHDSVRGSASSKDRNLPGHEECGTCHDIDAAKKGEKTDPPSACNTCHPGFDATVRLEPAKLEMPAANLHFNHQVHVKKNVDCAVCHGAMEEVQLATRQQLPKMATCLKCHDGNAASKACGTCHLSQPSGRLQLTFPSGVLRPMQGDPLGLDHGPRYEFTHGSRASVDRNTCMSCHAESYCQTCHDSLQKPLSVHPNDFITLHPIQARQDSTRCSNCHRTQSFCAACHERSGVGQNSDRSLRARNVKVHPDYNLWVETPGPQHHGIAASRDMQSCVSCHREESCMTCHSAKVGRQINPHPTGFALSCKRVAAANDRPCLKCHTESSLAQKGCR; encoded by the coding sequence ATGGATCGCACCTCGCGCACCTTCCTGTTCCTGGCCGCGCTGTCCCTGCTGGTGGGGGGCGGCCTCGCGTGGGCCACCACCGCCCGTGAGCGCAGCCTCGCCATCTACCCCACCCAGCGCATCCCCCTGCGCTTCGATCACCAGCAGCACCTCGCCGCGGGGGCCGAGTGCGCCACCTGCCACGACTCCGTCCGGGGTAGCGCTTCCTCCAAGGATCGCAACCTGCCGGGCCACGAGGAGTGTGGCACCTGCCATGACATCGACGCGGCGAAGAAGGGCGAGAAGACGGATCCGCCCTCGGCCTGCAACACGTGCCACCCGGGCTTCGACGCCACGGTGCGCCTGGAGCCGGCCAAACTGGAGATGCCCGCCGCCAACCTGCACTTCAACCACCAGGTGCACGTGAAGAAGAACGTGGACTGCGCGGTGTGCCACGGCGCCATGGAGGAGGTGCAGCTCGCCACCCGGCAGCAACTGCCGAAGATGGCCACCTGCCTCAAGTGCCACGACGGCAACGCGGCGTCCAAGGCGTGCGGCACCTGCCACCTCTCGCAGCCCTCGGGGCGGTTGCAGCTCACCTTCCCCTCGGGCGTGTTGCGGCCCATGCAGGGAGATCCGCTCGGCCTGGACCACGGGCCTCGCTACGAGTTCACCCACGGCAGCCGCGCGTCGGTCGACCGGAACACCTGCATGTCCTGCCACGCCGAGTCCTACTGCCAGACGTGCCACGACTCGCTGCAGAAGCCCCTGTCGGTGCACCCCAACGACTTCATCACCCTGCACCCCATCCAGGCGCGCCAGGACTCCACGCGCTGCTCCAACTGCCACCGCACCCAGTCCTTCTGCGCCGCGTGCCACGAGCGCTCGGGCGTGGGCCAGAACTCGGACCGCTCCCTGCGCGCGCGCAACGTGAAGGTGCACCCGGACTACAACCTGTGGGTGGAGACGCCCGGGCCCCAGCACCACGGCATCGCGGCCTCGCGGGACATGCAGTCGTGCGTGTCCTGCCATCGCGAGGAGTCGTGCATGACGTGTCACTCGGCCAAGGTGGGGCGGCAGATCAACCCCCACCCGACGGGGTTCGCCTTGTCGTGCAAGCGCGTGGCGGCCGCCAATGATCGGCCTTGCCTCAAGTGCCACACCGAGTCGAGTCTCGCCCAGAAGGGGTGCCGCTGA
- a CDS encoding Ig-like domain-containing protein codes for MRRLLWVGLLGCAGCLEPGDPFLSAADTKPPEVVSTEPGPGGTVSARGTVQILFSERMETRTLRPGIAVFEGRVEVPLTVTAPPELEGEDGVERGDVPSTITVSAEAGSFTPGTAYTLVLRTLLTDSQGNPLAQEVRVPFRTEP; via the coding sequence ATGCGCCGGTTGCTATGGGTGGGCCTGTTGGGGTGTGCCGGGTGCCTGGAGCCCGGGGATCCGTTCCTCTCCGCGGCGGACACGAAGCCCCCGGAGGTGGTGTCCACGGAGCCGGGCCCTGGAGGCACGGTGAGTGCCCGGGGCACGGTGCAGATCCTCTTCTCCGAGCGGATGGAGACGCGCACGCTGCGCCCTGGCATCGCCGTCTTCGAGGGCCGGGTGGAGGTGCCCCTGACGGTGACGGCGCCGCCGGAGCTGGAAGGGGAGGACGGCGTCGAGCGCGGGGACGTGCCCTCGACGATCACCGTGAGCGCCGAGGCGGGGAGCTTCACGCCCGGCACGGCGTACACGCTGGTGCTGCGCACGCTGCTCACGGACTCCCAGGGCAATCCCCTGGCCCAGGAAGTCCGGGTGCCGTTCCGCACGGAGCCGTGA